The following are from one region of the Sandaracinus amylolyticus genome:
- a CDS encoding SRPBCC family protein, which translates to MRRTHAGLIALSLLVASTPQLARAQIDPEQADRALATFSPEELAAISPLLRTGTVALVEFVVDGTLPAIVIATEVDAPPAEVARVIGDPRHYPDFMPALDEVNVEADTGDQLSYSWGWHTAIFTLRGSYAMQRFDPPAGHEERGWRFVVRSTGGDLGAGRTVWRVLPREGNRTLLLTSSRLDFRDANYIARQLSSASSSMNRTVTIAISFAMVLRTRIEAERRAGRVRAPLAPPSGDPERPAIDPVAIERVLGRGDLMWVETTGADLGRIAVIGAMHTPVATTRAAMLDPQGFTQGLLQGAHARILERDERGTHFEWGIDLPLVGSSGQMRLGEQPDGRVHLDGVQGALHAARWRFETIARPYGTLVFTWGRFDPADGLWLLRVVTDADAAFRPGLGSATQLMMVRGLRTRLIRGI; encoded by the coding sequence ATGCGTCGCACGCATGCCGGGCTGATCGCGCTCTCTCTCCTCGTCGCGAGCACGCCGCAGCTGGCGCGCGCGCAGATCGATCCCGAGCAGGCCGACCGCGCGCTCGCGACGTTCAGCCCCGAGGAGCTCGCGGCGATCTCGCCATTGCTGCGCACCGGCACCGTCGCGCTCGTCGAGTTCGTCGTCGACGGCACGCTGCCCGCGATCGTGATCGCCACCGAGGTCGACGCGCCGCCCGCGGAGGTCGCGCGCGTGATCGGCGATCCCCGCCACTATCCCGACTTCATGCCCGCGCTCGACGAGGTGAACGTCGAGGCCGACACCGGCGATCAGCTCTCGTACTCGTGGGGATGGCACACCGCGATCTTCACGCTGCGCGGCAGCTACGCGATGCAACGCTTCGATCCGCCGGCGGGCCACGAGGAGCGCGGCTGGCGCTTCGTGGTGCGCAGCACCGGCGGCGATCTCGGTGCGGGCCGCACCGTGTGGCGCGTGCTGCCGCGCGAGGGCAACCGCACGCTCTTGCTGACCAGCTCGCGGCTCGACTTCCGCGATGCGAACTACATCGCGCGCCAGCTCTCGAGCGCGAGCTCGTCGATGAACCGCACCGTCACGATCGCGATCAGCTTCGCGATGGTGCTGCGCACGCGCATCGAGGCCGAGCGTCGCGCCGGTCGGGTGCGCGCGCCCCTCGCGCCGCCTTCGGGCGATCCCGAGCGCCCCGCGATCGATCCGGTCGCGATCGAGCGCGTGCTCGGGCGCGGCGATCTGATGTGGGTCGAGACGACCGGCGCCGACCTCGGGCGCATCGCGGTGATCGGCGCGATGCACACGCCGGTCGCGACCACGCGCGCGGCGATGCTCGATCCCCAGGGCTTCACCCAGGGCCTCCTCCAAGGCGCGCACGCGCGCATCCTCGAGCGCGACGAGCGCGGCACCCACTTCGAGTGGGGGATCGATCTGCCGCTCGTCGGCAGCTCGGGGCAGATGCGGCTCGGCGAGCAGCCCGACGGTCGCGTGCACCTCGACGGAGTGCAGGGCGCGCTGCACGCGGCGCGGTGGCGCTTCGAGACGATCGCGCGTCCCTACGGCACGCTCGTGTTCACGTGGGGGCGCTTCGATCCCGCCGACGGGCTCTGGCTGCTCCGGGTCGTCACCGACGCCGACGCGGCATTCCGCCCCGGTCTCGGCAGCGCCACCCAGCTGATGATGGTGCGCGGGCTCCGCACGCGACTGATCCGTGGCATCTGA
- the dnaK gene encoding molecular chaperone DnaK produces the protein MPRVVGIDLGTTNCCVAAVDGFRPRALQNRAGYKTTPSVIAVTEDGRRLVGQLAARQAVMNPEHTVHAAKRLIGRPYDSPQVRHAIDHSAFRIVEGPNGDARIELRGRSYSVPELSAMLLHEMRIVAEERLGDVVDRAVVTVPAYFNDTQRQAVRDAGRIAGLEVVRILNEPTAAAIAYGFEREERKTIVVYDMGGGTFDVSIVRVDPTVGFDVIATTGDSYLGGEDFDHRVLAWLLASIEKRHGIVLRDDPTALQRLREAAQKAKCELSETHEAEIQLPFLANGPEGAFHLDTRLARAQLERMTGDLVTRSLQICERALRLAEIRVNDVDEVILVGGMTRMPAIQRAVTEFFEREPCRGVHPDEVVALGAAITAFSIQGEAQSGVFPGGTMPLRDVTAHSLGIMVAGGRYDVLVPANTTVPTRTTSVFATSRDDQQVVKIVVLQGESEIARENDFLAQFALTGLRRAPAGEVEIEVEFEIDEDGIFRVAAMDVESGEAQAIEVVAQTGLDDAEIARMMHEAQSYMAERRRLEEHERARQGLEVALAEIDRVLPEAERRIARITIAPTAITKAREIAEHVRAVARDSDPRDLMRHARELEALASEIKLALG, from the coding sequence ATGCCCCGCGTCGTCGGTATCGACCTCGGCACGACGAATTGCTGTGTCGCAGCCGTCGACGGATTCCGTCCGAGAGCGCTGCAGAATCGTGCGGGATACAAGACGACACCCTCGGTCATCGCGGTGACCGAGGACGGGCGTCGCCTCGTCGGACAGCTCGCGGCGCGCCAGGCGGTGATGAACCCCGAGCACACCGTGCACGCGGCCAAGCGCCTGATCGGTCGTCCCTACGACTCGCCGCAGGTGCGGCACGCGATCGACCACAGCGCGTTCCGCATCGTCGAAGGTCCGAACGGCGACGCGCGCATCGAGCTGCGCGGGCGCTCGTACTCGGTGCCCGAGCTCTCCGCGATGCTGCTCCACGAGATGCGGATCGTCGCGGAGGAGCGGCTCGGCGACGTGGTGGATCGCGCGGTCGTGACGGTGCCCGCGTACTTCAACGACACCCAGCGCCAGGCGGTGCGCGATGCCGGGCGCATCGCGGGGCTCGAGGTCGTCCGCATCCTCAACGAGCCCACCGCGGCGGCCATCGCGTACGGGTTCGAGCGCGAGGAGCGCAAGACGATCGTCGTCTACGACATGGGCGGCGGCACCTTCGACGTCTCGATCGTGCGCGTCGATCCCACCGTCGGCTTCGACGTGATCGCGACGACCGGCGACTCGTACCTCGGCGGCGAGGACTTCGATCATCGCGTGCTCGCGTGGCTGCTCGCGAGCATCGAGAAGCGCCACGGCATCGTCCTGCGCGACGATCCCACGGCGCTGCAGCGCCTGCGCGAGGCCGCGCAGAAGGCGAAGTGCGAGCTCAGCGAGACGCACGAGGCCGAGATCCAGCTGCCCTTCCTCGCGAACGGCCCCGAGGGCGCGTTCCACCTCGACACCCGCCTCGCGCGCGCGCAGCTCGAGCGCATGACCGGGGATCTCGTCACGCGCAGCCTGCAGATCTGCGAGCGCGCGCTGCGGCTCGCCGAGATCCGCGTGAACGACGTCGACGAGGTGATCCTCGTCGGCGGCATGACGCGCATGCCCGCGATCCAGCGCGCGGTCACCGAGTTCTTCGAGCGCGAGCCCTGTCGCGGCGTGCACCCCGACGAGGTCGTCGCGCTCGGCGCGGCGATCACTGCGTTCTCGATCCAGGGCGAGGCCCAGAGCGGCGTGTTCCCGGGCGGCACGATGCCGCTGCGCGACGTCACCGCGCACTCGCTCGGCATCATGGTCGCGGGTGGGCGCTACGACGTGCTGGTGCCCGCGAACACGACGGTGCCGACGCGCACGACGAGCGTGTTCGCGACCAGCCGCGACGATCAGCAGGTCGTGAAGATCGTCGTGCTGCAGGGCGAGAGCGAGATCGCGCGCGAGAACGACTTCCTCGCGCAGTTCGCGCTGACCGGGCTGCGCCGCGCGCCGGCGGGCGAGGTCGAGATCGAGGTCGAGTTCGAGATCGACGAGGACGGCATCTTCCGCGTCGCGGCGATGGACGTGGAGAGCGGCGAGGCGCAGGCGATCGAGGTCGTCGCGCAGACCGGCCTCGACGACGCGGAGATCGCGCGGATGATGCACGAGGCGCAGTCGTACATGGCCGAGCGCCGCCGCCTCGAGGAGCACGAGCGCGCGCGCCAGGGCCTCGAGGTCGCGCTCGCGGAGATCGATCGCGTGCTGCCCGAGGCCGAGCGACGCATCGCGCGCATCACGATCGCGCCGACCGCGATCACGAAGGCGCGCGAGATCGCGGAGCACGTGCGCGCGGTCGCGCGGGACAGCGATCCGCGCGACCTGATGCGCCACGCGCGAGAGCTCGAAGCGCTCGCGAGCGAGATCAAGCTGGCGCTCGGGTGA
- a CDS encoding type II secretion system protein M encodes MNRFEALRAQWEALTDREKRLVRILGAVGAASVIMLPVYLLSSAIGELEEQNEQIASVLSDIDRAEDRLAQREAERNAAEARYAQRAPELGTFLEGRSSAREMQIASVTNQPEVQEGRFRKRHVRASFPGTTLRQAVRLMTDLESAPYPIAIERVHIDHFQEGDHYNLELGVITFDRSGGDRDAGAGGGDRPTAVRPVGPGGAVRAGPPSPP; translated from the coding sequence ATGAATCGGTTCGAAGCGCTGCGAGCGCAGTGGGAAGCGCTCACCGATCGCGAGAAGCGCCTCGTGCGCATCCTCGGCGCCGTGGGCGCGGCGAGCGTGATCATGCTGCCGGTCTATCTGCTCTCGAGCGCGATCGGCGAGCTCGAGGAGCAGAACGAGCAGATCGCGAGCGTGCTCTCGGACATCGATCGCGCCGAGGATCGCCTCGCGCAGCGCGAGGCCGAGCGCAACGCCGCGGAGGCCCGCTACGCGCAGCGCGCGCCCGAGCTCGGCACGTTCCTCGAGGGCCGCTCGAGCGCGCGCGAGATGCAGATCGCGTCGGTGACGAACCAGCCCGAGGTGCAGGAAGGACGCTTCCGCAAGCGCCACGTGCGCGCGAGCTTCCCCGGCACGACGCTGCGCCAGGCGGTCCGACTGATGACCGATCTCGAGAGCGCGCCGTACCCGATCGCGATCGAGCGCGTGCACATCGACCACTTCCAGGAAGGCGATCACTACAACCTGGAGCTCGGCGTCATCACCTTCGATCGCAGCGGCGGTGATCGCGACGCGGGCGCGGGCGGCGGCGATCGACCGACGGCGGTGCGCCCGGTGGGCCCCGGCGGCGCCGTGCGCGCGGGACCTCCTTCTCCTCCGTGA
- a CDS encoding protein kinase domain-containing protein: MTKDALASRVGRLVGRYEILHRIASGGMGSVYLARAHGAAGFERLVAVKTLHPHLAHDDEFVAMFFDEARLAAQIRDPHVVATIDVLDEPDLLLVMEYVEGVHLGVLVRRALEREGRLAAPVVLRIVLDALQGLAAAHDLRDGSGRPLGLVHRDVSPQNVLVGLDGAARLTDFGVARAEARRSTTREGTLKGKLGYMAPELSAGETADARADLFAMGVVLWEALTGRRLFDADTDAEIAIRVSTAPVATLSSVDPSLAPLDAVVTRALARSRDTRFASAREMSDALERAAGPTLGIASRREVGDAVARLARDLIDELREGASTPAPIASRPDDVTRPVTTSAKRKRAEGASERGPASADATSSPIVPPPRSSPVTWIALALSALALIVGVTLLIDRGAPVARDDGDSEPVVREMRAPLAPDASAALVPTITVRARIDAEGRVVEAHVPMSRDDLATWEARAVEAVRGWRFEPARRDGRAVEGWTQLAVEFERGSALRGLVRVKGSDTLGGSLLPDVARAFREQHPDVRVDVEALGSSTAFVGLFDGSADLGASSRPVSSEELAEAERLGIVLHELVIGWDGIAVIASPGAGIDRLALDDLRAVYEGRVADAAALGGAPGPLQVLTRPRESGTYAFFVERALGGRAPHPGALVVEHNEEIVRIVAHDRGALGYVGMGWISPDVATVPLVASRGGEPVAPTRATIESGRYPLARTLLLYVREPVPPLALELVRFVLSDEGRRRIAAHGFVPVDRAPASLDALVAAPPGQAPLEPVRITFAQGASALDDAGRSALQRVIETEGARFVVIGHAMEEDDVGSLSLARAESVRSHLIEQGVPAERIEIRAASDSQPLAARGTERGRRLGRRVDVFAVVSD, encoded by the coding sequence GTGACCAAGGACGCGCTCGCATCCCGGGTGGGACGCCTCGTCGGCCGCTACGAGATCCTCCACCGGATCGCGTCAGGCGGGATGGGCAGCGTGTACCTCGCGCGTGCCCACGGCGCGGCCGGCTTCGAGCGGCTCGTCGCCGTGAAGACGCTGCATCCGCACCTCGCGCACGACGACGAGTTCGTCGCGATGTTCTTCGACGAGGCGCGCCTCGCCGCGCAGATCCGCGATCCGCACGTGGTCGCGACGATCGACGTGCTCGACGAGCCCGATCTGCTGCTCGTGATGGAGTACGTGGAGGGCGTGCACCTCGGCGTGCTGGTCCGGCGCGCGCTCGAGCGCGAGGGACGGCTCGCGGCGCCGGTCGTGCTCCGGATCGTGCTCGACGCGCTCCAGGGGCTGGCCGCAGCGCACGATCTGCGCGACGGCTCGGGCCGCCCGCTCGGGCTCGTGCACCGCGACGTGTCGCCGCAGAACGTGCTCGTCGGGCTCGACGGGGCCGCGCGCCTGACCGACTTCGGCGTGGCGCGCGCCGAGGCGAGACGCTCCACGACGCGCGAGGGCACGCTCAAGGGCAAGCTCGGGTACATGGCGCCCGAGCTCTCGGCGGGCGAGACGGCGGATGCGCGCGCGGATCTCTTCGCGATGGGCGTGGTGCTGTGGGAGGCGCTCACCGGGCGACGGCTCTTCGACGCCGACACCGACGCGGAGATCGCGATCCGGGTCTCGACCGCGCCGGTCGCGACGCTCTCGTCGGTCGATCCGTCGCTCGCGCCGCTCGACGCGGTCGTGACGCGCGCGCTCGCGCGCTCGCGCGATACGCGGTTCGCGTCGGCGCGCGAGATGTCCGATGCGCTCGAGCGCGCGGCCGGACCGACCCTCGGGATCGCGTCGCGGCGCGAGGTGGGCGATGCGGTCGCGCGCCTCGCGCGGGATCTGATCGACGAGCTGCGCGAGGGCGCATCGACACCGGCGCCGATCGCGAGCCGGCCCGACGACGTCACGCGTCCGGTCACGACGTCCGCGAAGCGAAAGCGCGCCGAGGGCGCGAGCGAGCGTGGGCCTGCGTCGGCGGACGCGACGTCGTCGCCGATCGTGCCCCCGCCGAGGTCGTCACCGGTGACCTGGATCGCGCTCGCGCTCTCCGCGCTCGCGCTGATCGTCGGCGTGACGCTCCTGATCGATCGCGGAGCGCCGGTCGCGCGCGACGACGGCGACTCCGAGCCCGTCGTGCGCGAGATGCGCGCACCGCTCGCGCCCGATGCGTCGGCCGCGCTCGTGCCGACGATCACGGTGCGGGCGCGCATCGACGCGGAGGGCCGGGTGGTCGAGGCGCACGTCCCGATGTCGCGCGACGATCTCGCGACGTGGGAGGCGCGCGCGGTGGAGGCGGTGCGCGGGTGGCGCTTCGAGCCCGCGCGGCGCGACGGGCGCGCGGTCGAGGGGTGGACGCAGCTCGCGGTCGAGTTCGAGCGCGGCAGCGCGCTGCGCGGGCTGGTGCGCGTGAAGGGGTCGGACACGCTCGGGGGCTCGCTGCTGCCCGACGTCGCGCGCGCGTTCCGCGAGCAGCACCCGGACGTCCGCGTCGACGTGGAGGCGCTGGGATCGAGCACCGCGTTCGTCGGGCTCTTCGACGGCTCGGCGGATCTCGGCGCGTCGTCTCGCCCGGTGTCGTCGGAGGAGCTCGCGGAGGCGGAGCGGCTCGGGATCGTGCTGCACGAGCTCGTGATCGGCTGGGACGGGATCGCGGTGATCGCGAGCCCGGGCGCCGGGATCGATCGGCTCGCGCTCGACGATCTGCGCGCGGTGTACGAAGGGCGCGTCGCGGACGCGGCCGCGCTCGGCGGCGCGCCCGGGCCGCTGCAGGTGCTGACGCGTCCGCGCGAGAGCGGGACCTACGCGTTCTTCGTCGAGCGTGCGCTCGGCGGGCGCGCGCCTCATCCGGGCGCGCTGGTGGTCGAGCACAACGAGGAGATCGTGCGCATCGTCGCGCACGATCGCGGCGCGCTCGGCTACGTGGGCATGGGTTGGATCTCGCCCGACGTCGCGACGGTGCCGCTCGTGGCGAGCCGCGGTGGCGAGCCGGTCGCGCCGACGCGCGCGACGATCGAGAGCGGGCGCTATCCGCTCGCGCGCACGCTGCTGCTCTACGTGCGCGAGCCGGTCCCGCCGCTCGCGCTCGAGCTCGTGCGCTTCGTGCTCTCCGACGAGGGCCGTCGTCGCATCGCGGCGCACGGGTTCGTGCCCGTCGATCGCGCGCCGGCATCGCTCGACGCGCTCGTCGCCGCGCCGCCGGGGCAGGCGCCGCTCGAGCCGGTGCGCATCACGTTCGCGCAGGGCGCGAGCGCCCTCGACGACGCGGGACGCAGCGCGCTGCAGCGCGTGATCGAGACCGAGGGCGCGCGCTTCGTCGTGATCGGCCACGCGATGGAGGAGGACGACGTCGGCTCGCTCTCGCTCGCGCGGGCCGAGTCGGTGCGCAGCCACCTGATCGAGCAGGGCGTCCCCGCCGAGCGGATCGAGATCCGCGCCGCCTCCGATTCGCAGCCTCTCGCTGCGAGGGGCACCGAGCGCGGGCGTCGCCTCGGCCGACGCGTCGACGTCTTCGCAGTCGTGTCAGACTGA
- a CDS encoding PH domain-containing protein, with translation MARGEAPVPERVIFEGHPALVPGVLEALFAVLTLGLGLVWLWVRSRGTHYKLTTSRVVIESGMLNKKIEQIDLYRVDDYAVDLPLGQRLLGTGNLTLATTDRSAKGEVRLAHLRTDVRALYEQLRAATEADKARRGVRRFDSV, from the coding sequence GTGGCAAGGGGCGAGGCACCGGTGCCGGAGCGCGTGATCTTCGAGGGCCACCCTGCTCTCGTGCCCGGCGTGCTCGAGGCGCTCTTCGCCGTGCTCACGCTCGGGCTCGGGCTCGTGTGGCTCTGGGTCCGCTCGCGCGGCACGCACTACAAGCTCACGACGAGCCGCGTGGTGATCGAGTCGGGGATGCTGAACAAGAAGATCGAGCAGATCGATCTCTATCGCGTCGACGACTACGCGGTCGATCTACCGCTCGGCCAGCGCCTGCTCGGCACCGGGAACCTCACGCTCGCGACCACCGATCGCAGCGCGAAGGGCGAGGTCCGGCTGGCGCACCTGCGCACCGACGTGCGCGCGCTCTACGAGCAGCTCCGCGCTGCGACCGAGGCCGACAAGGCGCGTCGCGGCGTGCGGCGCTTCGATTCCGTTTGA
- the gspN gene encoding type II secretion system protein GspN codes for MNLPFNLSERAKTNLRRFVLYPLWFLFCFVTFAYCTFPYDRVRDRIEDEVERAMPGADLEIVGLSPSWITGVELTGVSLTLPAEEEGERPTALSLTTVTARVGLLDLLGGTTSVGFYAELGGGGTIEGRFSDGETSTQVQAHLVDVALQRIGPLRRYVQLPIAGTLSGDVDVTIADEAANTEGQVTLTIAGLSVGDGRARLEIPGMRGTGITVEQLNAGDLNLRMQIERGVGRVQQLTSSSDDLELRGAGTVRLLRPLRMSNVDVILRFEIKPPYRERNDRTRAIFTMVDMAPDVRAYRAPDGAFQLRVAGSFGSSIRASGAGNASLAQ; via the coding sequence GTGAACCTGCCCTTCAACCTCAGTGAGCGCGCGAAGACGAACCTCCGCCGGTTCGTGCTCTATCCGCTCTGGTTCCTCTTCTGCTTCGTCACGTTCGCGTACTGCACGTTCCCGTACGACCGCGTGCGCGATCGGATCGAGGACGAGGTCGAGCGCGCGATGCCCGGCGCCGATCTCGAGATCGTCGGTCTCTCGCCGTCGTGGATCACGGGCGTGGAGCTCACCGGCGTGAGCCTGACGCTGCCCGCCGAGGAAGAAGGCGAGCGTCCGACCGCGCTCTCGCTGACGACGGTGACGGCGCGCGTCGGCCTCCTGGATCTGCTCGGCGGCACCACGTCGGTGGGCTTCTACGCGGAGCTCGGCGGCGGCGGCACGATCGAGGGCCGATTCTCCGACGGCGAGACGAGCACGCAGGTGCAGGCCCACCTCGTCGACGTCGCGCTGCAGCGCATCGGGCCGCTGCGCCGCTACGTGCAGCTGCCGATCGCCGGCACGTTGAGCGGCGACGTCGACGTGACGATCGCCGACGAGGCCGCGAACACCGAAGGTCAAGTCACCTTGACCATCGCGGGGCTCAGCGTCGGCGATGGTCGCGCGCGCCTCGAGATCCCGGGCATGCGCGGCACCGGCATCACGGTCGAGCAGCTCAACGCGGGCGACCTCAACCTGCGCATGCAGATCGAGCGCGGCGTGGGTCGCGTGCAGCAGCTCACCTCGTCGAGCGACGACCTCGAGCTGCGCGGCGCCGGCACGGTGCGCCTGCTCCGGCCGCTCCGCATGTCGAACGTCGACGTGATCCTGCGCTTCGAGATCAAGCCGCCCTATCGCGAGCGCAACGATCGCACCCGCGCGATCTTCACGATGGTCGACATGGCGCCCGACGTGCGCGCGTACCGCGCGCCCGACGGTGCGTTCCAGCTGCGCGTCGCGGGCTCGTTCGGCTCGAGCATCCGCGCGTCCGGCGCGGGCAACGCCTCGCTCGCACAGTGA
- a CDS encoding dihydrofolate reductase has translation MKVAMIAAVARNGVIGRDNALPWRLPDDLKRFKELTSGKPVVMGRKTYESIGRPLANRTNLVLTRSHEAIEGCVVVRSVDEAIAATRDAGELWVIGGEAVYAAFLPRADVLELTEVDADVEGDARFPAFSRDAWRVVSEVAHPIDAKHALPFRFVTYERAR, from the coding sequence ATGAAGGTCGCGATGATCGCGGCGGTCGCGCGCAACGGCGTCATCGGGCGCGACAACGCGCTGCCGTGGCGACTGCCCGACGACCTGAAGCGCTTCAAGGAGCTCACGTCGGGCAAGCCGGTCGTGATGGGGCGCAAGACGTACGAGTCGATCGGTCGCCCGCTCGCGAACCGCACGAATCTCGTGCTCACGCGCTCGCACGAGGCGATCGAGGGCTGCGTCGTGGTGCGCTCGGTCGACGAGGCGATCGCGGCGACGCGTGACGCGGGCGAGCTCTGGGTGATCGGCGGCGAGGCGGTGTACGCAGCGTTCCTGCCGCGCGCCGACGTGCTCGAGCTCACCGAGGTCGACGCCGACGTCGAGGGCGATGCGCGCTTCCCGGCGTTCTCGCGCGACGCGTGGCGCGTGGTGTCCGAGGTCGCGCATCCGATCGACGCGAAGCACGCGCTGCCGTTCCGCTTCGTGACCTACGAGCGCGCCCGCTGA
- the pilM gene encoding type IV pilus biogenesis protein PilM, whose protein sequence is MANLLGIEIAPDAVRGVLIRTSLRNKQIARFEEVPILAPSPPEPVAAAPMLAPVPTVFAGSDRPEAFPGTEPAPPPPSEPEAPVEPPDPIRVALEELVRRMSPPRPSIVAALPGEEASMRRIELPAAVAKKIDELLPIEMEALVPFDASETLLDYQTIEVENAKLHVLVVAVPKSRVRGYLDQLAAWRADPVELAVGAAALDGLAQVMPALATEGPHVIVHLGARRTDVCILRKGTTALARTISAGVDDAGDASFATSPAMDTAFSGSAAERLARELRQTFAAWRMQGGEAPVAIHVSGHRVHDERVPRWIGDVLGQPVELLQVPDTQPVPSGIDPVVRARYALALALAARGLGRTKRLDLRKGEFVARRTTGVIRQHAPLFAACAAAIVCAFLFSTYARWSVLDSRREALEGQLAQVTRDRLGEETRSTTRARTLLEGGGARSDPMPRFTAYDALAAISGAIPSDITHDVQRLHIDLGDDRSGGHFELAGIVRSIEDRDRIAQALGQVECFRELELGPLTQAPNDRRLYRVEADILCPGEEPAGGGPTKRGRGGRSRGGEGEQ, encoded by the coding sequence ATGGCGAACCTGTTGGGCATCGAGATCGCGCCCGACGCAGTACGCGGCGTTCTCATTCGCACGTCGCTGCGCAACAAGCAGATCGCGCGCTTCGAAGAGGTGCCGATCCTCGCGCCGAGCCCGCCGGAGCCGGTCGCTGCGGCGCCGATGCTCGCGCCGGTGCCCACGGTGTTTGCTGGTTCGGACCGCCCCGAAGCGTTCCCGGGCACCGAGCCCGCGCCGCCGCCGCCGAGCGAGCCCGAAGCGCCGGTCGAGCCGCCCGATCCGATCCGCGTCGCGCTCGAGGAGCTCGTGCGCCGCATGAGCCCGCCGCGTCCTTCGATCGTCGCGGCGCTGCCCGGCGAAGAAGCGTCGATGCGCCGCATCGAGCTGCCCGCCGCGGTCGCGAAGAAGATCGACGAGCTGCTCCCGATCGAGATGGAAGCGCTCGTGCCCTTCGACGCGAGCGAGACGCTGCTCGACTACCAGACGATCGAGGTCGAGAACGCGAAGCTGCACGTGCTCGTCGTCGCGGTGCCCAAGTCGCGCGTGCGCGGGTACCTCGATCAGCTCGCGGCGTGGCGCGCCGATCCGGTGGAGCTCGCGGTGGGCGCGGCCGCGCTCGACGGCCTCGCGCAGGTGATGCCCGCGCTCGCGACCGAAGGGCCGCACGTGATCGTGCACCTCGGCGCGCGCCGCACCGACGTGTGCATCCTGCGCAAGGGCACGACCGCGCTCGCGCGCACCATCTCCGCGGGCGTCGACGACGCGGGCGATGCGTCGTTCGCGACGAGCCCCGCGATGGACACCGCGTTCTCGGGCTCGGCCGCCGAGCGCCTCGCGCGCGAGCTGCGCCAGACGTTCGCCGCGTGGCGCATGCAGGGCGGCGAGGCCCCGGTCGCGATCCACGTGTCCGGTCATCGCGTGCACGACGAGCGCGTGCCGCGCTGGATCGGCGACGTGCTCGGCCAGCCGGTCGAGCTGCTCCAGGTGCCCGACACCCAGCCGGTGCCGAGCGGGATCGATCCCGTGGTGCGCGCTCGTTACGCGCTCGCTCTGGCGCTCGCGGCACGCGGGCTCGGTCGCACGAAGCGGCTCGACCTGCGCAAGGGCGAGTTCGTCGCGCGCCGCACCACCGGCGTCATCCGGCAGCACGCGCCGCTCTTCGCGGCGTGCGCCGCGGCGATCGTGTGCGCGTTCCTCTTCTCGACGTACGCGCGCTGGTCGGTGCTCGACTCGCGGCGCGAGGCGCTCGAGGGACAGCTCGCGCAGGTCACCCGCGATCGACTGGGCGAGGAGACGCGCAGCACGACGCGCGCGCGCACGCTCCTCGAGGGCGGCGGCGCGCGCAGCGATCCGATGCCGCGCTTCACCGCGTACGACGCGCTCGCCGCGATCTCGGGCGCGATCCCCAGCGACATCACGCACGACGTGCAGCGGCTGCACATCGATCTCGGCGACGATCGCAGCGGCGGTCACTTCGAGCTCGCGGGCATCGTGCGCTCGATCGAGGATCGCGATCGCATCGCGCAGGCGCTCGGTCAGGTGGAGTGCTTCCGAGAGCTCGAGCTCGGGCCGCTCACCCAGGCGCCGAACGATCGGCGTCTCTATCGCGTCGAGGCGGACATCTTGTGCCCCGGTGAAGAGCCCGCGGGCGGCGGTCCCACCAAGCGCGGCCGCGGCGGCCGCTCGCGCGGCGGGGAGGGCGAGCAATGA
- a CDS encoding thymidylate synthase, with translation MRQYLELLRKIRHHGTRKGDRTGTGTLSLFGEQLRFDLREGFPLVTTKKIHLKSVVHELLWFLRGESNVAYLREHGVTIWDEWADAEGELGPVYGVQWRKWPGPDGAPIDQVRNVIDELRRNPDSRRLLVSAWNVADLPRMALQPCHALFQLYVADGRLSCQLYQRSADVFLGVPFNIASYALLTHMIAQVAGLEVGDFVHALGDVHLYLNHVEQADVQLAREPLPLPKLVLDPSVRDIDAFRYEHITFDGYQHHPAIKAPVAV, from the coding sequence ATGCGCCAGTACCTCGAGCTCCTCCGCAAGATCCGGCACCACGGCACGCGCAAGGGAGATCGCACCGGCACCGGCACGCTGAGCCTCTTCGGCGAGCAGCTCCGCTTCGATCTGCGCGAGGGCTTCCCGCTCGTGACGACCAAGAAGATCCACCTGAAGTCGGTGGTGCACGAGCTGCTGTGGTTCCTGCGCGGCGAGTCGAACGTGGCGTACCTGCGCGAGCACGGCGTGACGATCTGGGACGAGTGGGCCGACGCGGAGGGCGAGCTCGGCCCGGTGTACGGCGTGCAGTGGCGCAAGTGGCCGGGCCCCGACGGCGCGCCGATCGATCAGGTGCGCAACGTGATCGACGAGCTGCGCCGCAACCCCGACTCGCGCCGTCTGCTCGTCAGCGCGTGGAACGTCGCCGATCTCCCGCGCATGGCGCTGCAGCCCTGCCACGCGCTCTTCCAGCTCTACGTCGCCGACGGTCGCCTCAGCTGCCAGCTCTACCAGCGCAGCGCCGACGTGTTCCTCGGCGTGCCGTTCAACATCGCGAGCTACGCGCTGCTCACGCACATGATCGCGCAGGTCGCGGGGCTCGAGGTCGGCGACTTCGTGCACGCGCTCGGCGACGTGCACCTCTACCTCAACCACGTCGAGCAAGCGGACGTGCAGCTCGCGCGCGAGCCCCTGCCGCTGCCGAAGCTGGTGCTCGATCCCAGCGTGCGCGACATCGACGCGTTCCGGTACGAGCACATCACGTTCGACGGCTACCAGCACCACCCCGCGATCAAGGCGCCGGTCGCGGTATGA